In Luteipulveratus mongoliensis, the DNA window CCACGCACCTGGTGATCGGGGGAGGCCCTCCTCGGGCCAGGTTCGCAGGGCCTTCTCGACCGCGTCCTGCGCGGAGTCCTCGGCGAGATCCCAGTCCTGCGTCATCCGGATCAGCGTGGCGACGATCGCGGGTCGCTCCGCCGCCACAGCGGTGGCCACAGCCTCGGCTGCGGCGGCGGATGCGGTCACGTCACTCCTCGCTCAGGTCCCAGACCGGGCGCAGCTCGAGCTTGCCGCCGTTGGCCTGGGGATGGCGTGAGGCAATCTTGATCGCCTCGTCCAGGTCCGCACAGTCCAGCAGGTCGAAGCCGACAATCCATTCCTTCGACTCGGTGAACGGCCCGTCGCTGACGAGCACCTCGCCGCCGCTGACCCGCACCGTGGTCGCATCACTGGTCGGCCGCAGGGCTTCGCCCACGATCCGCT includes these proteins:
- a CDS encoding YciI family protein, giving the protein MKYVMFVVVDPALKAEAHENDISIEQWLDEVKDQRIVGEALRPTSDATTVRVSGGEVLVSDGPFTESKEWIVGFDLLDCADLDEAIKIASRHPQANGGKLELRPVWDLSEE